In one window of Corallococcus macrosporus DNA:
- the glyA gene encoding serine hydroxymethyltransferase, translating into MENTRTLSQVDPEIAQVLRHETERQEEGLELIASENFVSPAVLEAVGSVLTNKYAEGYPGKRYYGGCEVVDVAENLAIARAKELFGADAVNVQAHSGSQANMGAFMALMKPGDTMLSLDLNSGGHLTHGASFNFSGKLYKVVHYGLSRDTETIDFAQVESLALEHKPKVLVVGASAYPRTLDFAKFREIADKVGAAMLVDMAHIAGLVAAGVHPSPVPFAEIVTTTTHKTLRGPRGGMVLSREAFAKTINSQIFPGIQGGPLMHAIAGKAVAFKEALSPEFKAYQKQIVANAQALAEALKSAGLRLCSGGTDNHLMLVDLRAKKLTGKVAEDVLGKAGITVNKNMIPFDPEKPTTTSGVRVGTPAITTRGMREAEMAVVGRLIGQALDAAQDDAALARVKGQVKELAQGFPLYASRLK; encoded by the coding sequence ATGGAGAACACCCGCACGCTGTCCCAGGTGGATCCTGAAATCGCCCAGGTGCTCCGGCATGAGACGGAGCGCCAGGAGGAGGGGCTGGAGCTCATCGCCTCGGAGAACTTCGTCAGCCCCGCGGTGCTGGAGGCGGTGGGCTCCGTGCTCACCAACAAGTACGCGGAAGGCTACCCCGGCAAGCGCTACTACGGCGGCTGCGAGGTGGTGGACGTGGCGGAGAACCTGGCCATCGCGCGCGCGAAGGAGCTGTTCGGCGCGGACGCGGTGAACGTGCAGGCGCACTCCGGCAGCCAGGCCAACATGGGCGCCTTCATGGCGCTGATGAAGCCGGGCGACACCATGCTGTCGCTGGACCTGAACTCCGGCGGCCACCTCACCCACGGCGCGTCGTTCAACTTCTCCGGCAAGCTCTACAAGGTCGTCCACTACGGCCTGTCGCGCGACACGGAGACCATCGACTTCGCGCAGGTGGAGTCGCTGGCCCTGGAGCACAAGCCCAAGGTGCTGGTGGTGGGCGCGAGCGCGTACCCGCGCACGCTCGACTTCGCGAAGTTCCGCGAGATCGCCGACAAGGTGGGCGCCGCCATGCTGGTGGACATGGCCCACATCGCGGGCCTGGTGGCCGCGGGCGTGCACCCCTCGCCGGTGCCCTTCGCGGAAATCGTCACCACCACCACGCACAAGACGCTGCGTGGCCCCCGTGGCGGCATGGTGCTGAGCCGTGAGGCCTTCGCGAAGACCATCAACAGCCAGATCTTCCCCGGCATCCAGGGCGGCCCGCTGATGCACGCCATCGCGGGCAAGGCGGTGGCCTTCAAGGAGGCGCTGTCGCCGGAGTTCAAGGCCTACCAGAAGCAGATCGTCGCCAACGCGCAGGCGCTGGCGGAGGCGCTGAAGAGCGCGGGCCTGCGGCTGTGCTCGGGCGGCACGGACAACCACCTGATGCTGGTGGACCTGCGCGCCAAGAAGCTCACCGGCAAGGTGGCCGAGGACGTGCTGGGCAAGGCGGGCATCACGGTCAACAAGAACATGATCCCCTTCGACCCGGAGAAGCCCACGACGACCTCCGGCGTGCGCGTGGGCACCCCGGCCATCACCACGCGCGGCATGCGCGAGGCGGAGATGGCGGTGGTGGGCCGGCTCATCGGGCAGGCGCTGGACGCCGCGCAGGACGACGCGGCGCTCGCGCGGGTCAAGGGGCAGGTCAAGGAGCTGGCGCAGGGCTTCCCGCTGTACGCCTCGCGGCTGAAGTAA
- the nrdR gene encoding transcriptional regulator NrdR, with protein sequence MRCPFCQDPENKVIDSRESHEGSVIRRRRECLACKRRFTTYERVEELYPLIVKKDGRREAFDREKMLNGLKKACEKRPVSAAQLEATVEDIERMLQGMGEKEVPSSSIGEHVMRRLQQLDEVAYVRFASVYRSFRDISEFMHELKDLLEDQERERKAKPPVTPPKDG encoded by the coding sequence GTGCGCTGCCCCTTCTGCCAGGACCCGGAGAACAAGGTCATCGACTCGCGCGAGTCGCACGAGGGGTCCGTCATCCGGCGGCGCCGCGAGTGCCTGGCCTGCAAACGCCGCTTCACCACGTACGAGCGGGTGGAGGAGCTCTACCCGCTCATCGTGAAGAAGGACGGGCGGCGCGAGGCCTTCGACCGCGAGAAGATGCTCAACGGCCTGAAGAAGGCGTGTGAGAAGCGCCCGGTGTCCGCCGCGCAGCTGGAGGCGACGGTGGAGGACATCGAGCGGATGCTCCAGGGGATGGGGGAGAAGGAAGTCCCCTCCTCATCCATTGGCGAGCACGTGATGCGGCGGTTACAGCAGCTGGACGAGGTGGCCTACGTGCGCTTCGCGTCCGTGTACCGCAGCTTCCGGGACATCTCCGAGTTCATGCACGAGCTGAAGGACCTGCTCGAGGACCAGGAGCGTGAGCGCAAGGCGAAGCCGCCTGTGACTCCGCCCAAGGACGGTTAG
- the ribD gene encoding bifunctional diaminohydroxyphosphoribosylaminopyrimidine deaminase/5-amino-6-(5-phosphoribosylamino)uracil reductase RibD: MRLLTRSRLQAVKTPRSKRAADFDHAVAEFFMRIALEEAAKGLGRTSPNPVVGAVLVKGGRIIARGHHKKAGTAHAEVVALEAAGSKARGADLYTTLEPCDHYGRTPPCSLAVLEAGVRRVFSASSDPNPLVSGKGLNRLKRGGVAVVTHVLKDEADALNRPFFKMMRTGLPWVTLKAAVTLDGKLAAPSGDSKWVTGEASRAWVHRLRNQVDAILVGANTVRMDDPQLTTRLPGGGGKDPVRVVVDSHLKLSPGHTVFTQRSPARTVIATLEDPEGRRARRFLAQGVEVWNVRAKQDRVDLKAVLKRVAKEGLNHVLVEGGAGLYGTLLREHLADALALFLAPKLVGAGGLSWAGELGVKDMAQALAVKDLTMEKVGDDVLLRALL, encoded by the coding sequence ATGCGCTTGCTCACGCGGTCACGGTTGCAGGCGGTGAAGACGCCCCGCTCCAAGCGCGCGGCGGACTTCGACCACGCGGTGGCCGAGTTCTTCATGCGCATCGCGCTGGAAGAAGCCGCCAAGGGGCTGGGCCGCACCAGCCCCAACCCCGTCGTGGGGGCGGTGCTGGTGAAGGGCGGGCGCATCATCGCGCGCGGCCACCACAAGAAGGCCGGCACGGCGCACGCGGAAGTCGTCGCGCTGGAGGCCGCGGGCTCCAAGGCTCGCGGCGCGGACCTCTACACGACGCTGGAGCCGTGCGACCACTACGGGCGCACCCCGCCGTGCAGCCTGGCGGTGCTGGAGGCCGGCGTGCGGCGCGTGTTCAGCGCGTCGTCGGACCCCAACCCGCTCGTCTCCGGCAAGGGCCTCAACCGGCTCAAGCGCGGCGGCGTGGCGGTGGTGACGCACGTCCTCAAGGACGAGGCGGACGCGCTCAACCGGCCCTTCTTCAAGATGATGCGCACGGGCCTGCCGTGGGTGACGCTCAAGGCCGCGGTGACGCTGGACGGAAAGCTCGCCGCGCCGTCCGGGGACTCGAAGTGGGTGACGGGCGAGGCGTCGCGCGCGTGGGTGCACCGGCTGCGCAACCAGGTGGACGCCATCCTCGTGGGCGCCAACACCGTGCGCATGGACGACCCGCAACTCACGACGCGGCTGCCGGGTGGCGGGGGCAAGGATCCCGTGCGCGTGGTGGTGGACTCGCACCTCAAGCTGTCCCCGGGCCACACCGTCTTCACCCAGCGCAGCCCCGCGCGCACCGTCATCGCCACGCTGGAGGACCCGGAGGGCCGGCGCGCCCGGCGCTTCCTGGCCCAGGGCGTGGAGGTGTGGAACGTGCGCGCGAAGCAGGACCGCGTGGACCTGAAGGCCGTCCTCAAGCGCGTGGCGAAGGAGGGGCTCAACCACGTGCTCGTGGAGGGGGGCGCGGGCCTGTACGGCACGCTGCTGCGCGAGCACCTGGCGGATGCGCTCGCCCTGTTCCTCGCTCCCAAGCTGGTGGGGGCCGGAGGGCTGTCCTGGGCGGGCGAGCTGGGCGTGAAGGACATGGCCCAGGCCCTGGCCGTGAAGGACCTGACGATGGAGAAGGTGGGGGACGACGTCCTCCTGCGCGCCCTGCTCTGA
- a CDS encoding riboflavin synthase has protein sequence MFTGLIQDTGTVTRVTSGAMTDFWIRTSLGAEAFALGESIAVDGACLTVVEKGGDTFRVQAAPETLRRTTLGARKVGDRVNLERALALGDRLGGHLVSGHVDAVSEVLETFAEGGSWVMVFRLPPELAPCFIEKGSVTIDGISLTVNAVDASTFRVQLIPETQQRTTLHGKGPGAQVNLEGDLIGKYVARLYALRGAPEAAAQGTGLTEAVVRAAGFSPRG, from the coding sequence ATGTTCACCGGCCTCATCCAGGACACTGGCACCGTCACCCGCGTCACCTCTGGCGCGATGACCGATTTCTGGATTCGCACCTCGCTGGGCGCGGAAGCCTTCGCCCTGGGGGAATCCATCGCCGTGGACGGCGCGTGCCTCACGGTGGTGGAGAAGGGCGGGGACACCTTCCGAGTGCAGGCGGCCCCGGAGACGCTGCGGCGCACCACCCTGGGGGCCCGGAAGGTGGGCGACCGGGTGAACCTGGAGCGGGCGCTGGCGCTGGGAGACCGGCTGGGCGGGCACCTGGTGTCGGGCCACGTGGACGCCGTCAGTGAAGTGCTGGAGACGTTCGCCGAGGGCGGCTCGTGGGTGATGGTGTTCCGGCTGCCCCCGGAGCTGGCGCCCTGCTTCATCGAGAAGGGCTCCGTCACCATCGACGGCATCAGCCTCACGGTGAACGCGGTGGACGCCAGCACCTTCCGGGTGCAGCTGATTCCGGAAACCCAACAGCGCACCACCCTTCACGGCAAGGGCCCCGGGGCCCAGGTGAACCTGGAGGGCGACCTGATTGGGAAGTACGTGGCCCGGCTGTATGCCCTCCGGGGCGCCCCGGAGGCGGCCGCCCAGGGGACGGGCCTGACGGAGGCGGTGGTGCGGGCGGCGGGTTTCAGCCCTCGCGGGTAG
- the ribH gene encoding 6,7-dimethyl-8-ribityllumazine synthase: MPRYFEGDFLPPQGRFAICVSRFNSFITEALLSGAVDTLVRHGVKDDAIDVYRCPGTYELPGVTRRVSESGQYAGIIVLGAVIRGGTPHFDYVAGECAKGIGSVAFSAAAGPKPASVTFGVLTCDTVEQAIDRAGVKAGNKGAEAAMACIEMVNLFARMPGAERKG, from the coding sequence ATGCCTCGCTATTTCGAAGGGGATTTCCTCCCCCCCCAGGGCCGGTTCGCCATCTGCGTGTCCCGGTTCAACAGCTTCATCACGGAGGCGCTGCTGTCGGGCGCCGTGGACACGCTGGTGCGCCATGGCGTGAAGGACGACGCCATTGACGTGTACCGCTGCCCCGGCACCTATGAGCTGCCCGGCGTCACCCGCCGCGTGTCGGAGAGCGGCCAGTACGCGGGCATCATCGTCCTGGGCGCGGTCATTCGCGGCGGCACCCCCCACTTCGACTACGTGGCGGGCGAGTGCGCCAAGGGCATTGGTTCGGTGGCGTTCAGCGCGGCCGCCGGTCCGAAGCCGGCCTCGGTGACGTTCGGCGTCCTGACGTGCGATACCGTGGAGCAGGCCATCGACCGGGCGGGCGTGAAGGCGGGCAACAAGGGCGCGGAGGCCGCGATGGCCTGCATCGAGATGGTCAACCTCTTCGCTCGCATGCCGGGCGCTGAGCGGAAGGGATAA
- the nusB gene encoding transcription antitermination factor NusB, with protein sequence MGARRTARERALQALYQLEMTQGATTREALDSAWAASAEDGKPEPDAVKFAKELVEGVEANRGEIDALIERHSHNWRLDRMSRIDRNVLRLGIFELKYRPDIPRKVTINEAVELGKNFGTEESSAFVNGLLDRVAVALGKP encoded by the coding sequence ATGGGCGCGCGCAGAACGGCACGGGAGCGGGCGCTGCAGGCGCTCTACCAGCTGGAGATGACCCAGGGCGCCACCACGCGGGAGGCCCTGGACTCCGCCTGGGCCGCCTCCGCGGAGGACGGCAAGCCGGAGCCGGACGCGGTGAAGTTCGCGAAGGAGCTGGTGGAGGGCGTGGAGGCGAACCGCGGCGAAATCGACGCGCTCATCGAACGCCACAGCCACAACTGGCGCCTGGACCGCATGTCCCGCATCGACCGGAACGTGCTGCGGCTGGGCATCTTCGAGCTGAAGTACCGCCCGGACATCCCCCGCAAGGTGACCATCAACGAGGCCGTGGAGCTGGGGAAGAACTTCGGCACCGAGGAGTCGAGCGCCTTCGTCAACGGCCTGCTGGACCGGGTCGCCGTGGCGCTCGGGAAGCCGTGA
- a CDS encoding M17 family peptidase N-terminal domain-containing protein has translation MSQTQTLDVGLEGLDALNGVDALCLFVAEDDRPLPSSAGYVDWRLCGALSRVLQGGFFTGVKDDWLLLPSDGKLSVPRIFVVGLGSRKRLDAASLGEALAGAAKVLSRAKVEAVALEVPQGASLSDAARAEAYQRQFVPAFKGARVSLLADKGLVGSLSSRKG, from the coding sequence GTGAGCCAGACGCAGACCCTGGACGTGGGCCTGGAGGGCCTGGACGCGCTCAACGGGGTGGACGCCCTCTGCCTCTTCGTGGCCGAGGACGACCGCCCCCTGCCGTCCTCCGCCGGCTACGTGGACTGGCGGCTGTGCGGCGCCCTGTCCCGCGTGCTCCAGGGCGGGTTCTTCACCGGCGTGAAGGACGACTGGCTCCTCTTGCCCTCGGACGGGAAGCTGAGCGTGCCGCGCATCTTCGTGGTGGGGCTGGGCTCCCGGAAGCGCCTGGACGCGGCCTCGCTGGGAGAGGCCCTGGCCGGCGCCGCGAAGGTGCTGAGCCGCGCGAAGGTGGAGGCCGTGGCCCTGGAGGTTCCCCAGGGGGCGTCCCTGAGCGACGCGGCCCGCGCGGAGGCGTATCAGCGGCAGTTCGTGCCCGCATTCAAGGGGGCACGGGTGTCCCTCCTCGCGGACAAGGGGCTTGTCGGGTCGCTGTCATCCCGGAAGGGCTGA
- a CDS encoding response regulator: MKFKVLIVEDSKVSREHIAATVEAVEGVEAIATASGFEALKLLPRQRFDLIITDINMPDINGLELINFVKKNPNYRDVPLIIITTEGREQDRSRGMALGAAGYLVKPFQPEDLEALLRRFLKPL; this comes from the coding sequence ATGAAGTTCAAGGTGTTGATCGTCGAGGACTCCAAGGTGTCGCGCGAGCACATCGCCGCGACCGTGGAGGCCGTTGAGGGCGTGGAGGCCATCGCCACCGCGAGCGGCTTCGAGGCGCTGAAGCTGCTGCCCCGCCAGCGCTTCGACCTCATCATCACCGACATCAACATGCCCGACATCAACGGGCTGGAGCTCATCAACTTCGTCAAGAAGAACCCCAACTACCGGGACGTGCCGCTCATCATCATCACCACCGAGGGGCGTGAGCAGGACCGCTCGCGGGGCATGGCGCTGGGCGCGGCCGGCTACCTGGTGAAGCCGTTCCAGCCGGAGGACCTGGAGGCGCTCCTGCGGCGCTTCCTGAAGCCGCTGTGA
- a CDS encoding chemotaxis protein CheW, giving the protein MTPGGKALAEFVAEATEILDALGRDLLALDEARGQEADPEHINGIFRAAHSLKGLSGLFGQERISQLAHAAEDLLDRLRLGRLTLDDGVLDTLVDALDTFQALLGEASRSEEGPELTQRTRAMEDRMARLGSPPPAVEEDPLERLELDATVRAVFTEYEEHRLRENVRRGVALWRVRAAFDLTDFDQGLADLNARLKPLGEVISTLPSSRPGGVNGIAFDLIFGAKVGAEALEAGLSGTPAELAPLSVRQPGEASANAAFVDDAEVLLGDTDDEEPDEDSEPPVASTSLATVPAVPLGSPPRMRAVAQPPTVVGLQAAASAPIPAGRPKAEETSLRSLTQTVRVDIGRLDGLINMVGELLLIKANLQRLAETSRQDGTVALSKLFGQELSRETRQLERKLEALQEGLLEARMVPVGQVFDKLARLVRKIAREAGKEIDFVSSGGEVELDKLIVEELSDPLMHLIRNAIDHGAEGPEARLSSGKPRRAVVRLRAEQKGNHVVISVSDDGSGIDEVRVREVALARGLVTPSQVSEMTRRELLNLIFLPGFSTRSSVSSLSGRGVGLDVVKNNLGNLSGIIDVWSERGKGTAFHLTLPVTLAIVRALVVGVSGRTYAVPLNSVLEILSVQPRDIRTVERREVLDLRGQTLPFLRLGRLFHLPEREVNRHFVVVVGLAQQRLGIAVDELFGQQDIVTKPLGGRLSRVKGISGATDLGNRRTVLVLDVAELLEEGIAQERRRA; this is encoded by the coding sequence GTGACGCCCGGGGGCAAGGCGCTGGCGGAGTTCGTCGCCGAGGCCACGGAAATCCTCGATGCGCTGGGCCGCGACCTGCTGGCGCTGGACGAGGCGCGCGGCCAGGAGGCGGACCCCGAGCACATCAACGGCATCTTCCGCGCGGCGCACTCGCTCAAGGGGCTGTCGGGCCTCTTCGGCCAGGAGCGCATCAGCCAGTTGGCGCACGCGGCGGAGGACCTGCTGGACCGCCTGCGGCTGGGCCGGCTGACGCTGGACGACGGCGTCCTGGACACGCTGGTGGACGCGCTGGACACCTTCCAGGCGCTGCTCGGGGAGGCGTCCCGCAGCGAGGAGGGCCCGGAGCTCACCCAGCGCACCCGCGCCATGGAGGACCGGATGGCGCGGCTGGGCTCGCCTCCGCCCGCCGTGGAAGAGGATCCGCTGGAGCGGCTGGAGCTGGACGCGACGGTGCGCGCCGTCTTCACCGAGTACGAGGAGCACCGGCTGCGCGAGAACGTGCGGCGCGGCGTGGCCCTGTGGCGGGTGCGCGCGGCGTTCGACCTGACGGACTTCGACCAGGGCCTGGCGGACCTGAACGCGCGCCTCAAGCCGCTGGGCGAGGTCATCAGTACGCTGCCCTCGTCGCGGCCGGGCGGCGTCAACGGCATCGCGTTCGACCTCATCTTCGGCGCGAAGGTCGGCGCCGAGGCGCTGGAGGCGGGGCTTTCGGGCACGCCCGCGGAGCTGGCGCCGCTGTCCGTGCGTCAGCCGGGAGAGGCTTCGGCGAACGCCGCGTTCGTGGACGACGCGGAGGTGCTGCTCGGGGACACGGACGACGAGGAGCCCGACGAGGACTCCGAGCCACCGGTGGCGTCCACCAGCCTCGCGACCGTGCCGGCGGTCCCGCTGGGAAGTCCTCCGCGCATGCGGGCGGTGGCGCAGCCGCCCACGGTGGTGGGGCTCCAGGCCGCCGCGTCCGCGCCCATCCCCGCGGGACGTCCGAAGGCGGAAGAGACGTCCCTGCGCTCGCTCACGCAGACGGTGCGCGTGGACATCGGCAGGCTGGACGGGCTCATCAACATGGTGGGCGAGCTCCTGCTCATCAAGGCCAACCTCCAGCGGCTCGCGGAGACGTCCCGCCAGGACGGCACCGTCGCGCTGTCCAAGCTCTTCGGCCAGGAGCTGTCGCGGGAGACGCGGCAGCTGGAGCGCAAGCTGGAGGCGCTCCAGGAGGGCCTGCTCGAAGCGCGCATGGTCCCGGTGGGCCAGGTCTTCGACAAGCTGGCGCGGCTGGTGCGCAAGATTGCCCGCGAGGCCGGCAAGGAGATCGACTTCGTCAGCTCCGGCGGCGAGGTGGAGCTGGACAAGCTCATCGTCGAGGAGCTCAGCGATCCGCTGATGCACCTCATCCGCAACGCCATCGACCATGGCGCGGAAGGCCCCGAGGCGCGGCTCTCCTCGGGCAAGCCCCGGCGCGCGGTGGTGCGGCTGCGCGCGGAGCAGAAGGGCAACCACGTCGTCATCAGCGTGTCCGACGACGGCTCCGGCATCGACGAGGTGCGCGTGCGCGAGGTGGCGCTCGCGCGCGGGCTCGTCACCCCGTCGCAGGTGAGCGAGATGACGCGGCGCGAGCTGCTCAACCTCATCTTCCTGCCGGGCTTCTCCACGCGCTCCAGCGTCAGCTCGCTCTCCGGACGGGGCGTGGGCCTGGACGTGGTGAAGAACAACCTGGGCAACCTCTCCGGCATCATCGACGTGTGGAGCGAGCGCGGGAAGGGCACCGCCTTCCACCTGACGCTCCCGGTGACGCTGGCCATCGTGCGCGCGCTGGTGGTGGGCGTCAGCGGCCGCACGTACGCGGTCCCGCTCAACAGCGTGCTGGAAATCCTCTCCGTGCAGCCGCGCGACATCCGCACCGTGGAGCGCCGCGAGGTGCTGGACCTGCGCGGCCAGACGCTGCCCTTCCTCCGGCTGGGACGCCTGTTCCACCTGCCGGAGCGCGAGGTGAACCGCCACTTCGTCGTCGTGGTGGGCCTGGCGCAGCAGCGGCTGGGCATCGCGGTGGACGAACTGTTCGGCCAGCAGGACATCGTCACCAAGCCCCTGGGCGGCCGCCTGAGCCGCGTGAAGGGCATCTCCGGCGCCACCGACCTGGGCAACCGGCGCACCGTCCTGGTGCTGGATGTCGCGGAACTCCTGGAAGAGGGCATCGCGCAGGAGCGGCGCCGCGCTTGA
- a CDS encoding chemotaxis protein CheW — protein sequence MSRFEALLDAFFYRPDEDVGGLLDFAAGSDDLSPPLLEEEPVEYLAFRLETECYAVPILAVREICKVPLLTEIPRAEPHLLGVMNLRGELLPVYDVKLRLRLAEAPPVVAGPDAGLPPRAARILVLKTDDGPAGVWVDSVAGVVRLKPSMVELSPAGLRGDRDCVAGLGRKGSQLYILLDPEQALAP from the coding sequence GTGTCCCGTTTCGAAGCCCTGCTCGACGCGTTCTTCTACCGCCCGGACGAGGACGTCGGCGGCCTGCTGGACTTCGCCGCGGGCAGTGACGACCTGTCGCCGCCGCTCCTGGAAGAGGAGCCCGTCGAGTACCTCGCGTTCCGCCTGGAGACCGAGTGCTACGCGGTGCCCATCCTCGCGGTGAGGGAGATCTGCAAGGTGCCGCTGCTCACGGAGATTCCGCGCGCGGAGCCGCACCTCTTGGGCGTGATGAACCTGCGCGGGGAGCTCTTGCCCGTCTACGACGTGAAGCTGCGGCTGCGGCTGGCGGAAGCGCCGCCGGTGGTGGCGGGGCCGGACGCGGGCCTGCCGCCCCGGGCCGCGCGCATCCTGGTGCTCAAGACGGATGACGGGCCCGCGGGCGTGTGGGTGGACTCGGTGGCGGGCGTGGTGCGGCTCAAGCCGTCCATGGTGGAGCTGTCGCCCGCGGGGCTGCGCGGGGACCGCGACTGCGTGGCGGGGTTGGGGCGCAAGGGCTCGCAGCTCTACATCCTGTTGGATCCGGAGCAGGCGCTCGCCCCATGA
- a CDS encoding chemotaxis protein CheW, whose protein sequence is MTDPVNLLTRRPRGELTRDAPVAEAEVQLCAFFVGNEEYVLDIMRVEEILPPQRVIPIPHAPSFVEGVLHLRGAMLPVVDLRRRLLGQPAQETRRTRMLVCRLGARRVVARVDRVAEVLRVRRSDIKPAPALMSGGRTPFVVGVCGPPERLRLLLDLKALLRAELERDSRPPSGG, encoded by the coding sequence ATGACGGACCCTGTGAATCTGCTGACCCGCCGCCCGCGCGGCGAGCTGACCCGCGACGCGCCGGTGGCCGAGGCGGAGGTGCAGCTGTGCGCCTTCTTCGTGGGCAATGAGGAGTACGTGCTCGACATCATGCGCGTGGAGGAGATCCTCCCGCCCCAGCGCGTGATTCCCATTCCGCACGCGCCCTCCTTCGTGGAGGGCGTGCTGCACCTGCGCGGCGCGATGCTCCCGGTGGTGGACCTGCGCCGGCGCCTGCTGGGACAGCCCGCGCAGGAGACTCGCCGGACGCGCATGCTCGTGTGCCGGCTGGGCGCGCGCCGCGTGGTGGCGCGGGTGGACCGCGTGGCGGAGGTGCTGCGCGTGCGCCGCAGCGACATCAAGCCCGCGCCAGCGCTCATGTCCGGAGGCCGCACGCCGTTCGTGGTGGGCGTGTGCGGACCGCCAGAGCGGCTGCGGCTGCTGCTGGACCTGAAGGCGCTGCTGCGCGCGGAGCTGGAGCGCGACTCGCGCCCGCCGTCCGGCGGCTGA